In Woeseia oceani, one DNA window encodes the following:
- a CDS encoding methylmalonyl-CoA mutase family protein — MSTAATDLPRATGKLSNAPLRFVTAASLFDGHDAAINIMRRLIQAKGAEVIHLGHNRSVDDIVRAAIQEDADGIAISSYQGGHNEFFRYMVDRLGELGASHIRVFGGGGGTITPDEIDALMDYGVDRIYHPHDGMSMGLGDMIDDLIQRTVEARRETRPPATISPDKIADVACMMSAIEEDAYDDSGLEALRREWRMRTGQVPVIGITGTGGAGKSSVTDEILNRFLASFPDMRIAVLAVDPTRRRTGGALLGDRIRMNSLRSDRVYMRSIATRRQHLATSKMLADHILFLKSLGYDLILVETAGIGQSDSEIVDHVDFSVYVMTSDYGAASQLEKIDMLDFADLIVLNKYDKRGAEDALRDIRKQWKRNHVQFQVSDEEIPVYPTIASQFSDPGVSWMFVELCRRLKNKLSLDSDKWSPTIDVSVKEPRAMAVIPGARIRYLAEIAEQGRAINASIESQATAASELQHLYEALKLLDDEQLPEPLAAYPDDALISGGDRSLLTLRQRYQSLLSDLSREAVTLLREWPARRDAVRADEYSYEVRGREIRGQNYSESLSHQKIPKIAPPDYRDWGETLSFLMRENLPGAYPYTGGVYPYRRLGEDPTRMFAGEGTPERTNRRFHYLSQGQEAARLSTAFDSVTLYGEDPHERPDIFGKVGNSGVSIATVDDMKKLYSGFNLCAPTTSVSMTINGPAPMILAFFMNTAIDQQVEIYLKENGEWPAAEKKIRHWFEGRQRPEYVGELPAGNDGLGLALLGISGDQLVSPEVYAKICEQTLTQVRGTVQADILKEDQAQNTCIFSTEFAMKMMGDVQQYFIDHNVRNYYSVSISGYHIAEAGANPISQLAFTLSNGFTIVEYYLARGMDIDEFAPNLSFFFSNGMDPEYTVIGRVARRIWARAMRERYGASARSQMLKYHVQTSGRSLHAQEISFNDIRTTLQALYALFDNCNSLHTNAFDEAITTPTEHSVRRAVAIQLIISRELGLNFCENPWQGSFIIDELTELVEEAVYKEFERISERGGVLGAMDTMYQRGKIQDESLYYESKKHDGSYPLIGVNTFLPKKGQEDEVHKQELIRSSDEEKRDQIAHVRAFQETHRESSETARLQLQRVARARGNVFEELMQTVKSNSLGQISAALYEVGGEYRRNM, encoded by the coding sequence ATGAGTACTGCTGCCACCGATTTGCCGCGAGCTACCGGCAAGCTAAGTAATGCACCACTGCGATTTGTAACGGCGGCCTCGCTGTTTGACGGGCATGATGCGGCGATCAACATCATGCGCCGTTTGATTCAGGCGAAAGGCGCCGAGGTCATACATCTGGGTCACAACCGCAGTGTGGATGACATCGTGCGCGCCGCCATTCAGGAGGATGCCGACGGCATTGCGATCAGTTCGTACCAGGGTGGGCATAATGAATTTTTCCGTTACATGGTCGACCGGCTGGGTGAACTCGGCGCGTCGCATATCAGGGTATTTGGTGGAGGCGGTGGAACCATCACGCCGGACGAGATCGATGCGTTGATGGACTACGGTGTCGATCGTATTTACCACCCGCATGACGGCATGTCGATGGGTCTCGGCGACATGATCGACGATCTGATTCAACGGACTGTCGAGGCGCGACGGGAAACCCGTCCACCAGCGACCATCAGCCCGGACAAAATAGCTGACGTCGCTTGCATGATGTCAGCGATCGAAGAAGACGCGTACGACGACTCCGGCCTGGAAGCATTGCGTCGTGAATGGCGCATGCGAACGGGCCAGGTGCCGGTCATCGGCATTACAGGTACCGGTGGTGCGGGCAAGAGCAGCGTTACCGACGAGATTCTCAATCGCTTTCTGGCGTCTTTCCCGGACATGCGAATAGCGGTATTGGCGGTCGATCCGACGCGCCGTCGTACCGGTGGCGCATTGCTGGGTGATCGCATCCGAATGAATTCATTGCGCTCGGACCGAGTGTACATGCGATCGATAGCCACCCGCCGCCAGCACTTGGCGACCAGCAAGATGCTGGCCGATCACATCCTGTTTCTGAAGTCTCTTGGCTATGACCTTATCCTGGTCGAAACGGCAGGCATCGGTCAGAGCGATAGCGAAATCGTCGATCATGTTGATTTTTCGGTTTATGTCATGACGAGTGACTACGGCGCCGCAAGCCAGCTGGAAAAAATCGACATGCTGGATTTCGCCGATCTGATCGTGCTTAACAAGTACGACAAGCGCGGTGCGGAAGATGCGTTGCGTGATATTCGCAAGCAATGGAAACGCAACCATGTCCAGTTTCAGGTCAGTGATGAAGAAATTCCGGTGTACCCAACGATCGCCAGCCAGTTTAGTGACCCGGGTGTCAGCTGGATGTTTGTCGAACTCTGCCGGCGACTAAAGAATAAATTGTCACTGGACAGTGACAAGTGGTCACCAACTATTGATGTCAGCGTAAAGGAACCGCGGGCGATGGCGGTCATACCAGGCGCACGCATTCGCTACCTTGCGGAGATCGCTGAACAGGGTCGGGCTATCAATGCGTCAATCGAATCGCAGGCTACGGCGGCGAGCGAGCTGCAGCACCTGTACGAAGCGCTGAAGTTGCTGGACGATGAGCAGTTGCCGGAGCCACTGGCTGCATACCCGGATGATGCGCTGATCAGCGGCGGAGATCGCTCTTTGCTGACATTACGGCAGCGATATCAGTCGTTGCTAAGCGACCTGTCCAGGGAAGCGGTAACCTTATTGCGCGAGTGGCCGGCGCGTCGCGATGCCGTGCGTGCGGATGAATACAGCTACGAAGTCCGCGGCCGTGAAATTCGCGGGCAGAATTACAGCGAAAGCCTGAGCCATCAGAAGATTCCGAAAATTGCTCCTCCGGATTACCGCGACTGGGGCGAGACACTGTCATTCCTGATGCGCGAAAACCTGCCTGGCGCTTACCCTTACACCGGCGGTGTATACCCGTATCGGCGCCTGGGAGAAGACCCGACGCGTATGTTTGCCGGTGAAGGTACGCCGGAACGCACCAATCGCCGCTTTCACTATTTGTCGCAAGGGCAGGAGGCAGCGCGCCTTTCGACGGCGTTCGATTCCGTCACTCTGTACGGCGAAGACCCTCATGAACGCCCTGATATTTTTGGCAAGGTTGGAAATTCCGGGGTGTCGATTGCCACGGTTGACGACATGAAGAAGTTGTACTCAGGTTTCAACCTGTGTGCACCGACAACGTCGGTATCCATGACAATCAACGGTCCGGCACCGATGATCCTGGCGTTCTTCATGAACACGGCAATTGACCAGCAGGTGGAGATCTACCTGAAAGAAAACGGTGAATGGCCGGCCGCAGAGAAGAAAATCAGGCACTGGTTCGAAGGACGGCAGCGACCAGAGTACGTTGGCGAATTGCCGGCCGGCAATGACGGGCTTGGCTTGGCCCTGCTGGGAATTTCCGGTGACCAGCTGGTATCACCCGAGGTTTACGCGAAGATTTGCGAGCAGACCCTGACGCAGGTACGCGGCACGGTGCAGGCGGATATTCTCAAAGAAGATCAGGCACAGAATACCTGCATATTTTCGACCGAATTCGCGATGAAAATGATGGGCGATGTGCAGCAGTATTTTATCGATCACAACGTGCGTAATTACTACAGCGTATCGATCAGTGGCTATCACATTGCAGAGGCAGGCGCGAACCCGATCAGCCAGCTGGCATTTACCCTGTCAAATGGCTTTACCATCGTTGAGTACTATCTTGCTCGTGGCATGGATATCGATGAGTTCGCGCCGAACCTGAGTTTCTTTTTCTCCAACGGTATGGACCCGGAGTACACGGTGATAGGCCGCGTTGCACGACGTATCTGGGCCAGAGCCATGCGCGAACGCTACGGTGCGAGTGCCCGGTCACAGATGCTTAAATACCACGTGCAGACATCCGGTCGCAGCCTGCACGCACAGGAAATCAGTTTCAACGATATACGGACTACCTTGCAGGCCCTCTACGCGTTGTTCGACAACTGCAACAGCTTGCATACCAACGCGTTTGACGAAGCTATCACAACCCCCACGGAGCATTCGGTTCGCCGTGCGGTAGCCATTCAATTGATCATATCGCGCGAGTTGGGCCTCAATTTCTGCGAAAACCCGTGGCAGGGTTCATTCATTATTGACGAGCTTACCGAACTGGTGGAAGAAGCGGTCTACAAAGAATTCGAACGTATCTCCGAGCGTGGTGGCGTATTGGGCGCGATGGATACGATGTATCAGCGCGGCAAAATACAGGACGAGAGCCTCTATTATGAAAGCAAGAAACATGACGGCAGCTATCCGTTGATAGGCGTCAATACTTTCCTGCCAAAGAAAGGGCAGGAAGACGAAGTCCACAAACAGGAACTCATTCGCTCATCAGATGAGGAGAAACGCGATCAGATCGCCCACGTTCGCGCATTCCAGGAAACCCACCGCGAATCAAGCGAAACGGCGCGGCTCCAGTTGCAGCGCGTGGCGCGCGCGCGTGGCAATGTGTTCGAGGAGCTGATGCAGACGGTCAAGTCCAATTCTCTGGGCCAGATTTCTGCGGCGCTCTACGAAGTGGGCGGCGAGTATCGCCGCAATATGTAA
- a CDS encoding TetR/AcrR family transcriptional regulator — protein MSQPAEETRYEAQLDRILKAAARCFNEKGYSGTSLKNVAHHLGLTDAALYYYVRNKEELVFQCYRRAADLGADALARAVQDGANGYEQARLYVRYHVETMVGDLGPVAIMSEIPSLETAHRDEILGISRRHSLAFEQIISRGIADGSIADCDVRMTGNAIMGAINWIPKWFHGNSTMANEIIAAFPEILSRGLRPSDKLSRTPSSQ, from the coding sequence ATGTCGCAACCGGCAGAAGAAACCCGCTACGAAGCGCAACTGGACCGTATCCTCAAGGCCGCGGCACGCTGCTTTAATGAAAAAGGCTATAGCGGCACGTCCTTGAAGAACGTTGCCCACCACCTGGGGCTGACGGATGCCGCGCTCTATTACTACGTGCGCAACAAGGAAGAACTGGTATTTCAGTGCTACCGGCGTGCTGCCGACCTCGGTGCCGATGCGCTGGCGCGCGCCGTTCAGGACGGCGCAAATGGCTACGAGCAGGCACGACTGTACGTGCGCTATCACGTTGAAACCATGGTTGGCGACCTTGGCCCGGTCGCCATTATGAGCGAGATCCCATCCCTGGAAACGGCGCATCGGGACGAAATTCTGGGTATTTCGCGACGCCACAGTCTTGCGTTTGAACAGATTATCAGTCGCGGCATTGCCGACGGCAGCATCGCCGATTGCGACGTGCGCATGACCGGCAACGCAATCATGGGCGCGATCAACTGGATACCGAAATGGTTTCATGGCAACAGCACAATGGCCAACGAAATCATTGCGGCGTTCCCCGAAATCCTTAGCCGCGGCCTGCGACCAAGCGACAAACTATCGCGCACTCCGTCGTCGCAATAA
- a CDS encoding SEL1-like repeat protein has translation MRSRLIAAQTFGKGLAILLVASTVMLTLPSAAQEYRHFPGSVPDLRTARIQERVETLYNQRNYRLALRNYAEFLAPLGDKYAQYMVGYMHLSGQGTTPDPVQALAWYRLAAERNETPYIEARDTLAATFTDEQRAAADKIFVDLRRRIGDRQLLVELIRRDVNALRRFDTEPAQDHATAGFLGGAQIDYRALTIDRLRQRAKYLERLPRDADVVANEDDIQAYLARYLN, from the coding sequence TTGAGAAGCCGGCTAATTGCCGCTCAGACATTTGGCAAAGGCCTCGCGATACTGCTGGTAGCCAGTACCGTGATGCTTACTTTGCCGTCCGCTGCGCAGGAGTACCGTCATTTCCCGGGGTCCGTGCCTGATTTGCGAACGGCACGGATACAGGAGCGGGTTGAGACACTCTACAACCAACGCAATTACCGGCTGGCGCTGCGCAACTACGCGGAATTTCTGGCGCCTCTCGGTGACAAGTACGCTCAGTACATGGTTGGGTACATGCACCTGAGCGGGCAGGGGACGACGCCGGACCCGGTACAGGCACTCGCATGGTACCGGCTGGCCGCCGAACGCAATGAGACGCCGTACATAGAGGCACGGGATACGTTGGCCGCAACGTTCACTGACGAACAGCGTGCGGCGGCTGACAAAATCTTTGTGGACTTGCGCCGCCGCATTGGTGACCGACAGTTGCTGGTGGAGCTCATACGGCGCGATGTCAACGCGTTACGGCGCTTTGATACCGAACCTGCGCAGGATCATGCGACCGCCGGCTTTTTGGGTGGTGCACAGATCGACTATCGGGCACTGACAATTGATCGTTTGCGCCAGCGCGCAAAGTATCTGGAGCGTTTGCCACGCGATGCAGATGTAGTCGCGAACGAGGACGATATACAGGCTTACCTCGCCCGCTACTTGAATTAG
- a CDS encoding crotonase/enoyl-CoA hydratase family protein — MSKVVEVESDQGVAIVTLSRPDKLNALNMETFEALIDAGQALSADQSVRAVVLCGAGEHFCAGIDTSVFMAGMANEAGGSRMMPMDDSPANFFQRAAVIWRELPVPVIAALQGVVYGGGLQLAMGADFRIAAPSTRCSVMEIRWGIIPDMGISTTTRATVRLDHLRELVYTGRVVDADEALQIGLLSRLQDEPLQAAKELAATIARNSPDAVRAGKYLLNHVFDEAPERALRREALVQTKLVGQANQLEAVRSNMEKREPAFGPAVKIEVNID; from the coding sequence ATGTCAAAGGTAGTAGAGGTAGAGAGCGATCAGGGGGTTGCGATCGTAACATTGTCGCGGCCGGACAAGCTTAACGCACTGAACATGGAAACGTTTGAGGCGCTCATTGATGCTGGCCAGGCATTGTCGGCCGATCAGTCCGTACGCGCCGTTGTGCTGTGCGGTGCGGGTGAGCACTTTTGCGCCGGGATCGACACATCCGTATTCATGGCCGGGATGGCCAATGAGGCTGGGGGTTCACGGATGATGCCGATGGACGATTCGCCCGCGAATTTTTTCCAGCGTGCGGCCGTGATCTGGCGGGAACTACCGGTGCCGGTTATCGCTGCCTTGCAAGGAGTTGTATACGGTGGCGGTCTGCAGCTTGCGATGGGCGCGGACTTCCGGATCGCGGCGCCATCCACGCGTTGTTCGGTAATGGAAATACGCTGGGGCATCATTCCTGATATGGGCATCAGTACTACCACACGGGCAACAGTGCGTCTCGATCATTTGCGAGAACTCGTTTATACGGGGCGCGTCGTTGACGCCGACGAAGCGTTGCAGATCGGTTTGCTCAGTCGATTGCAAGACGAACCGTTGCAAGCAGCGAAAGAACTGGCAGCCACGATAGCCCGGAATTCACCGGATGCCGTACGGGCTGGCAAATACCTGCTGAACCACGTGTTTGATGAAGCGCCTGAACGGGCGTTGCGACGTGAAGCATTGGTGCAGACAAAACTTGTCGGGCAGGCAAATCAGCTTGAAGCCGTTAGATCAAATATGGAGAAGCGGGAACCGGCGTTCGGGCCAGCTGTCAAAATCGAGGTGAATATCGATTGA
- a CDS encoding YceI family protein, giving the protein MNNNMHAHTLRTLPGWRLARTLMVCACLLAVWPRSANTAPAMYSIDNANSWVRVLVYSGGLLSRLGHNHVISHRNIRGCLRMETPIYRSQLLAELAVNEFTIDEHAERIAAGGEFPDTVPDKDIAATRENMLGPALLDAKQHPQVRLTAAAVSGTFPHVQMAATLHIQDRQVPITVPLTLQLEANSVIASGSLALDHEQLGLRRFSAALGALRVRNLMEMQFHIASQRLGTAQEISDCQRALAVVDNDNAAVFDPATK; this is encoded by the coding sequence ATGAACAACAACATGCACGCGCATACACTCCGCACTTTGCCGGGCTGGCGCCTCGCTCGAACCCTGATGGTTTGTGCTTGCCTGCTCGCTGTTTGGCCGCGCTCCGCAAACACGGCTCCGGCAATGTACAGCATCGACAATGCAAACAGTTGGGTACGGGTACTCGTGTATAGCGGTGGCCTGTTATCAAGGCTGGGCCACAACCACGTTATCAGCCACAGAAACATTCGTGGCTGCTTACGCATGGAAACCCCCATTTACAGATCGCAGCTCCTGGCAGAGCTGGCTGTGAACGAATTTACGATCGATGAGCACGCCGAACGCATAGCCGCTGGCGGCGAGTTCCCGGACACCGTGCCAGACAAAGACATCGCAGCAACACGAGAGAACATGCTCGGTCCCGCACTACTGGATGCAAAGCAGCATCCGCAAGTTCGGCTGACTGCCGCGGCGGTAAGCGGGACGTTCCCGCACGTGCAGATGGCCGCGACCCTGCACATTCAAGACAGGCAGGTGCCGATTACCGTACCGCTGACGCTGCAGCTGGAAGCAAACAGCGTTATCGCGTCGGGCAGTCTGGCGCTTGATCATGAACAACTCGGACTACGACGATTTTCGGCAGCACTCGGAGCATTGCGGGTTCGCAATCTCATGGAAATGCAATTTCACATTGCGAGTCAGCGACTCGGGACTGCGCAAGAAATCTCAGACTGCCAGCGTGCACTTGCCGTTGTCGACAACGACAACGCCGCGGTCTTTGACCCGGCAACGAAATGA
- a CDS encoding MaoC/PaaZ C-terminal domain-containing protein, with the protein MSLDFDALQAASRRDEQCHYRETDAILYALGVGFGQDSADHREHDYVYEGGAQSTVPTMAGNLLDRDFLSSNGWDGRHLFVAEQKLELYRPLPARAALLADRRVVAALDHGPVQGISIMTESEVRMSKDGTVLFTLSNTLVANALDRPDVGGPLPHKLPERDADLSCELHCGRNLPLIFRLGGDRSAVYADDAAARALGFKASPVQEQCVAGIACRAILMTICEFDFTLISGFDLRFTAPVYPGDEITTEMWQDRNIVSFRCRVKDRGVVVVDNGKCTLAV; encoded by the coding sequence ATGAGTCTTGATTTTGACGCTCTGCAGGCTGCGAGCCGCAGAGATGAACAATGCCACTACCGCGAAACCGACGCGATTCTGTATGCGCTGGGTGTTGGCTTCGGTCAGGACAGTGCCGACCATCGTGAACATGACTACGTGTATGAAGGAGGCGCGCAATCCACCGTTCCTACAATGGCGGGCAATCTTCTCGACCGGGATTTTCTAAGCAGCAATGGCTGGGACGGCCGCCACCTGTTTGTTGCGGAACAGAAGCTGGAGCTGTACCGCCCGTTACCGGCCCGCGCCGCGCTACTGGCGGATCGGCGAGTAGTGGCGGCGCTGGATCACGGGCCGGTACAGGGCATTAGCATCATGACGGAATCCGAGGTCCGCATGAGCAAAGATGGCACGGTGTTGTTCACGCTGAGCAACACGCTGGTAGCCAATGCTTTGGATCGACCTGACGTCGGCGGGCCGTTGCCACACAAGTTGCCAGAGAGGGATGCCGATCTGTCCTGCGAGTTGCATTGTGGACGAAACCTGCCGTTGATTTTCCGTTTGGGCGGCGATCGCAGCGCTGTCTACGCGGACGATGCGGCCGCTCGGGCACTCGGTTTCAAGGCCAGTCCTGTGCAGGAGCAATGCGTTGCCGGTATTGCCTGCCGGGCAATCCTGATGACCATCTGCGAGTTCGATTTCACCTTGATCAGTGGTTTCGATTTGCGCTTTACCGCGCCGGTTTATCCCGGTGACGAGATCACGACCGAGATGTGGCAGGACCGAAATATCGTGTCATTTCGTTGCCGGGTCAAAGACCGCGGCGTTGTCGTTGTCGACAACGGCAAGTGCACGCTGGCAGTCTGA
- a CDS encoding phosphotransferase family protein yields MSNRQEQFSGTRDVRNEHRMDEQRLSAYLSANMAGFRGPLSIRQFKGGQSNPTYLLDAASGQYVLRRKPPGKLLKSAHAVEREYRIIAALHEIGFPVPRPWVLCEDPAVVGTPFFVMDFVAGRILWELDLPGMSRDERAAIYDDMNQTLARLHSIDYRALGLEDFGRPGNYFSRQISRWSKQYAASETQKIEPMDKLTAWLPEHIPADDASSIVHGDFRLDNLILHPTEPRVIAVLDWELSTIGHPLGDFTYHLLAWQMPEIGIGSAGLCNRDLAALGIPAEDEYVKRYCERTGRQGGIVDRAFYAAYNLFRLAAILQGIAGRVRDGTASSDHASAAARAVLPLAELGWAYASKSR; encoded by the coding sequence ATGAGTAATCGACAAGAACAATTCTCGGGTACTCGCGATGTTCGCAACGAACACCGCATGGACGAGCAACGCTTGTCAGCCTATCTGTCGGCCAATATGGCCGGCTTTCGCGGGCCACTCAGCATACGCCAGTTCAAAGGCGGTCAATCGAATCCAACGTATTTGCTCGATGCGGCTTCCGGACAATACGTGCTGCGCCGCAAGCCGCCAGGCAAGTTGCTGAAGTCAGCACACGCCGTGGAGCGCGAGTACCGGATAATCGCTGCGCTGCATGAGATCGGGTTTCCGGTGCCCAGGCCTTGGGTCTTGTGCGAAGACCCGGCGGTAGTCGGCACGCCGTTCTTCGTCATGGATTTCGTGGCCGGGCGCATTCTGTGGGAGCTTGATTTGCCGGGGATGTCGCGAGATGAGCGCGCGGCAATTTACGATGACATGAACCAAACCCTCGCGCGTTTGCACAGCATTGATTACCGTGCATTGGGCCTGGAAGACTTCGGCCGTCCGGGTAACTATTTTTCGCGACAAATTTCGCGTTGGTCGAAGCAGTATGCCGCCTCAGAAACTCAAAAGATCGAGCCTATGGACAAGCTGACGGCATGGCTGCCGGAGCATATTCCTGCCGATGACGCGAGCAGCATCGTGCACGGTGACTTTCGTCTGGACAACCTGATACTGCACCCGACCGAACCACGGGTCATCGCCGTGCTGGATTGGGAGTTATCCACTATTGGTCACCCGCTCGGTGATTTCACGTATCACCTGTTGGCCTGGCAGATGCCGGAAATCGGGATTGGCTCGGCCGGGTTGTGCAATCGTGACCTCGCGGCGCTGGGCATCCCCGCCGAGGACGAATACGTAAAGCGTTATTGCGAGCGAACAGGCCGACAGGGCGGCATTGTCGACCGGGCGTTCTACGCGGCCTACAACCTGTTTCGCCTCGCCGCCATACTGCAAGGTATTGCGGGACGGGTTCGTGATGGCACTGCATCAAGCGATCACGCCTCTGCGGCGGCGCGCGCTGTTCTGCCATTGGCTGAGCTCGGTTGGGCTTACGCCAGCAAAAGCAGGTGA
- a CDS encoding SDR family oxidoreductase: MTNLGGKTLFISGASRGIGLAIALRAARDGANIVVAAKTAKPHPHLPGTIYTACDEIVAAGGNALPVVCDIRDEQQVLAAVDAGVAQFGGIDICVNNASAIALTGTEQTSMRRFDLLHQVNTRGTYLVSRTCLPHLLKATNPHILNLSPPLNMVEKWFAPHVAYSIAKFGMSMCVLGMAGEFRSQGIAVNALWPRTAIATAAVQYMAGGDAVMRRSRLPAIMGDAAYHVLTRPSRECTGNFFVDDEVLESAGVGDLSGYAVDPDAELFPDFFVEPRT, encoded by the coding sequence ATGACAAACCTCGGCGGCAAGACACTCTTCATAAGTGGTGCGAGCCGAGGAATTGGTCTTGCCATCGCCTTGCGTGCGGCACGCGATGGCGCGAACATCGTTGTCGCGGCGAAAACAGCGAAACCTCATCCGCATTTGCCCGGTACGATTTACACCGCCTGCGACGAAATCGTTGCCGCTGGTGGCAACGCGTTGCCCGTGGTCTGCGATATTCGCGATGAGCAGCAGGTTCTGGCCGCTGTCGATGCCGGTGTGGCTCAATTCGGTGGCATAGACATTTGCGTCAACAATGCGAGCGCCATCGCATTGACGGGGACGGAGCAAACTTCCATGCGGCGATTTGATCTGTTGCATCAGGTCAATACGCGCGGCACGTACCTTGTTTCAAGGACCTGTTTACCGCACCTGCTAAAAGCGACCAACCCGCACATACTCAATTTGTCACCGCCATTAAATATGGTCGAGAAGTGGTTTGCTCCTCACGTGGCCTACTCGATTGCCAAGTTCGGGATGAGCATGTGCGTACTGGGCATGGCCGGCGAGTTTCGTTCGCAAGGTATTGCTGTCAACGCACTGTGGCCAAGAACGGCGATAGCGACCGCGGCGGTGCAATACATGGCCGGCGGCGATGCAGTCATGCGCCGTTCGCGGCTGCCCGCGATCATGGGCGATGCGGCGTACCATGTTCTGACCCGACCCAGCCGCGAATGCACGGGTAACTTTTTTGTCGACGATGAAGTGCTGGAAAGTGCGGGCGTTGGCGATCTCAGTGGCTATGCCGTTGACCCTGATGCGGAGTTGTTCCCTGATTTCTTTGTGGAACCGCGGACTTGA
- a CDS encoding carboxyl transferase domain-containing protein, with amino-acid sequence MPKIISKIKPDSDAFKQNDDANRELAQTLRDDLASIAEGGSERARQKHLDRGKLLPRDRIRTLIDRGSLFLEVAQLAAYGMYDNEVPSAGIIAGIGQVNDIECMIVANDATVKGGTYYPLTVRKHLRAQEIAEQNGLPCVYLVDSGGAFLPKQDEVFPDRDHFGRIFYNQARMSAMGIPQIAAVLGSCTAGGAYVPAMCDEAVIVRNQGTIFLGGPPLVKAATGEVVDAETLGGGDVHSRISGVTDYLAKDDGNALEIVREIIGNLNWQKNTAVRMQEAREPEYPSDELYGVVSRDFRYPYDVREVIARVVDGSEFQEFKALYGPTLVCGFAHLYGYPVGIVANNGILFSESAQKGAHFIQLCNRRGIPLIFLQNITGFMVGRKAEHGGIAKDGAKMVNAVATASVPKLTVIIGGSFGAGNYAMCGRAYGPRMMWMWPNARISVMGGEQASVVLSTVRRDGLAARNEEWPEEAQQEFEQQIREQYETQGHPYYASARLWDDGVIDPVDTRGVLGQAIAAAMNRPRDHELPYGIFRM; translated from the coding sequence ATGCCAAAAATTATCAGCAAGATCAAACCTGATTCAGATGCGTTCAAACAGAACGATGATGCCAATCGTGAGCTGGCGCAAACGTTGCGCGATGATCTCGCGAGTATTGCTGAAGGTGGCAGTGAACGTGCTCGCCAGAAGCACCTTGACAGAGGCAAACTGCTGCCGCGGGATCGCATTCGGACCCTCATTGACCGGGGGTCGCTGTTCCTGGAAGTTGCGCAACTCGCGGCCTACGGCATGTACGACAATGAAGTACCGTCCGCCGGGATCATTGCGGGTATCGGCCAGGTTAATGACATCGAGTGCATGATCGTTGCCAACGATGCGACCGTGAAGGGCGGAACCTATTATCCGTTGACAGTGCGCAAACACTTGCGTGCGCAGGAAATCGCGGAGCAGAACGGTTTGCCTTGTGTGTACCTGGTGGATTCAGGCGGCGCATTTTTGCCGAAACAGGATGAGGTTTTTCCGGATCGCGACCACTTCGGCCGTATTTTCTACAATCAGGCACGCATGTCTGCGATGGGCATACCGCAGATCGCTGCCGTGTTGGGGTCATGTACGGCTGGCGGTGCCTATGTGCCGGCAATGTGTGACGAAGCTGTCATCGTCAGGAATCAGGGCACGATATTTCTGGGTGGACCGCCGCTGGTAAAAGCGGCGACCGGGGAAGTGGTCGATGCCGAAACTCTTGGCGGCGGCGATGTTCATTCCCGAATCTCGGGGGTCACAGACTACCTTGCCAAAGACGATGGCAATGCGCTCGAGATAGTTCGGGAAATTATCGGCAATCTCAATTGGCAGAAAAACACTGCGGTTCGGATGCAGGAAGCGCGTGAGCCGGAGTACCCGTCTGACGAATTGTACGGCGTTGTATCGCGTGACTTCCGTTACCCCTATGACGTGCGCGAAGTCATTGCTCGCGTGGTGGACGGATCCGAATTTCAGGAATTCAAGGCCTTGTATGGACCGACACTGGTCTGCGGCTTCGCCCACTTGTACGGCTATCCGGTTGGTATCGTTGCGAACAACGGTATCTTGTTCTCGGAGTCGGCGCAGAAGGGCGCGCATTTCATCCAGTTGTGCAATCGGCGCGGGATTCCATTGATATTCTTGCAGAACATCACCGGGTTCATGGTCGGGCGCAAAGCGGAGCATGGCGGAATTGCGAAAGATGGCGCGAAGATGGTCAATGCTGTTGCGACGGCGTCAGTACCAAAACTGACGGTCATCATCGGCGGGTCGTTTGGCGCTGGCAACTACGCCATGTGCGGCCGGGCTTACGGACCACGAATGATGTGGATGTGGCCTAACGCCAGGATTTCGGTCATGGGCGGTGAGCAGGCGTCGGTGGTGCTGTCGACAGTGCGGCGTGACGGTCTGGCGGCACGCAATGAGGAGTGGCCGGAGGAAGCGCAACAGGAATTCGAGCAACAAATTCGCGAGCAATACGAAACCCAGGGGCACCCTTATTATGCCAGTGCCCGCTTGTGGGATGACGGTGTGATTGACCCTGTTGATACGCGCGGCGTTCTCGGGCAGGCGATCGCTGCGGCGATGAATCGGCCACGGGATCACGAATTGCCGTACGGAATATTCCGTATGTAG